A single window of Rhizobium sp. NLR16a DNA harbors:
- a CDS encoding ABC transporter ATP-binding protein, with protein MTDIVPIAGRPLLEVKNLTVEFPLRTGVFRAVSDLSFTIEPGKTLCVVGESGSGKSVTARSILQIVDAPGRIAGGSITLNHPKGGSIDLTSLNPRGRQIRAIRGRDIAMIFQEPMSSLSPIHTVGNQIIEALRLHTRMSKAEARAEAISLLKQVEIPAPEKALDRYAFQYSGGMRQRAMIAMALACKPQLLIADEPTTALDVTTQAEILDLIARLQKANGMAVLFITHDMGVVAQIADDVLVMHNGVAKEYAPVEQIFHAPKDDYTRMLIGSVLKLEQKAEIRLARAPLDRTAAPILQLRNLSMDFGEVKALDDVSISLLPGETLGIVGESGSGKTTMGRSIMRLLDPTAGEILYRRADGGIIDLATAKGQTLAAARRELRMVFQDPFGSLNPRMTVSQIIGEPLLVNGIAKGRALDERVCHLMEQVGLDPRARERYPHAFSGGQRQRIGIARAITLNPRVIVADEATSALDVSVRSQVLDLLMRLQDELGLAYIFISHDIGVIRYMCDRVGVMYKGQLVEIGEAEKVCRTPEHAYTQALISAIPRPDPRDRDRSRRFRYIAPDTLKNGSAQR; from the coding sequence ATGACCGACATCGTTCCCATTGCCGGCAGGCCGCTGCTCGAGGTGAAAAACCTCACCGTCGAGTTCCCCCTGCGCACCGGCGTCTTTCGCGCCGTCAGCGACCTGTCCTTTACAATCGAGCCGGGCAAGACGCTCTGCGTGGTGGGTGAAAGCGGATCCGGAAAGTCGGTGACGGCGCGCTCGATCCTGCAGATTGTCGACGCGCCCGGCCGGATCGCCGGCGGTTCGATCACATTGAACCACCCGAAGGGCGGCTCCATAGATCTGACCAGCCTCAATCCGCGCGGGCGCCAGATCCGGGCGATCCGCGGCCGCGATATCGCGATGATCTTCCAGGAGCCGATGTCGTCGCTGTCGCCCATCCACACCGTCGGCAACCAGATCATCGAGGCGCTTCGCCTTCACACCAGGATGAGCAAGGCCGAAGCGCGAGCGGAAGCCATATCGCTGCTCAAACAGGTTGAAATTCCTGCCCCTGAGAAAGCGCTGGATCGATATGCCTTCCAATATTCCGGCGGCATGCGCCAGCGCGCGATGATAGCCATGGCGCTCGCTTGCAAGCCGCAGCTGCTGATCGCCGACGAGCCGACCACGGCCCTCGACGTGACGACGCAGGCCGAGATTCTCGACCTGATCGCCCGGCTGCAGAAGGCCAACGGAATGGCCGTTCTGTTCATCACGCATGATATGGGCGTCGTGGCGCAGATCGCCGACGATGTGCTTGTGATGCACAATGGCGTTGCCAAGGAATATGCACCGGTCGAGCAGATCTTTCACGCCCCGAAAGACGACTATACCCGCATGTTGATCGGCTCCGTGCTGAAGCTTGAGCAGAAGGCCGAGATTCGCCTGGCGCGGGCGCCGCTCGATCGGACGGCGGCGCCGATCCTGCAATTGCGTAATCTTTCGATGGATTTCGGCGAGGTAAAAGCACTCGACGACGTCTCCATTTCGCTGCTGCCGGGCGAAACCCTTGGCATTGTCGGGGAGAGCGGATCCGGTAAGACGACCATGGGTCGCTCGATTATGCGGCTGCTCGATCCAACCGCCGGGGAAATCCTCTATCGCCGCGCCGATGGCGGCATCATCGACCTGGCAACGGCAAAAGGGCAGACGCTTGCTGCCGCGCGCCGCGAATTGCGCATGGTGTTCCAGGATCCCTTCGGCTCCCTCAATCCACGCATGACCGTCTCCCAGATCATCGGCGAACCCTTGCTCGTCAACGGCATCGCCAAGGGGAGGGCGCTCGACGAGCGCGTCTGCCACCTGATGGAGCAGGTCGGCCTCGATCCGAGGGCGCGCGAACGCTACCCGCATGCCTTCTCCGGCGGCCAGCGCCAGCGCATCGGCATCGCCCGCGCCATCACCCTCAATCCGCGGGTCATCGTTGCCGATGAGGCGACCTCGGCGCTTGACGTCTCCGTGCGCTCGCAGGTGCTCGATCTCCTGATGCGCCTGCAGGACGAACTCGGCCTCGCCTATATCTTCATCAGCCATGATATCGGCGTGATCCGCTATATGTGCGACCGCGTCGGCGTCATGTATAAGGGTCAGCTCGTCGAAATCGGTGAGGCGGAGAAGGTCTGCCGCACGCCCGAGCATGCTTACACGCAAGCGCTGATATCGGCCATTCCGCGCCCCGATCCACGTGACCGCGACCGTTCGCGGCGCTTCCGCTATATCGCTCCCGACACTCTCAAGAACGGGAGCGCTCAGCGATGA
- a CDS encoding mandelate racemase/muconate lactonizing enzyme family protein: MRITGIRTFLMHAGQPDPSKWASDERSGDGASTQLRGTRNWLFLKIDTDEGITGIGECSGWPRVIETAIHDLAPLLIGEDPAHIERLWQKLHIAMMGHGMLGTVGGGAMTGIDMALWDIKGKALGVPVWMLLGGKVRDKIPIYSHANTPERALAVKQRGIKAIKCGGVADPVRKVAALREAVGDDMDVAIDLHGPPWLTPADACRLVRALEPYELMWVEDPIAPDNLEGYQRIRDAAHVPLAAGERSATIFGERELIERELVDVIQPDTGRAGGITQMKKIAAMAEAHHIQMAPHSGSLGPVAEYAALHLLAAIPNALILERLDDDWDGRRQTIVPHPKQVDGMITVPDAPGLGCDIDEEFVARFPSGGNVSVPVPEAAGSYNPGTYDEHLYVQTRVARRSYFNR; the protein is encoded by the coding sequence ATGAGGATCACCGGCATAAGAACATTTCTCATGCACGCCGGTCAGCCAGACCCTTCGAAATGGGCCTCGGATGAGCGGTCGGGAGACGGTGCATCCACGCAGCTGCGGGGCACGAGAAATTGGCTGTTTTTGAAGATCGACACCGATGAAGGCATCACCGGCATCGGCGAATGCTCCGGCTGGCCGAGGGTGATCGAGACGGCGATCCATGATCTGGCGCCTCTCCTGATCGGCGAAGATCCCGCCCATATCGAACGTCTGTGGCAGAAGTTGCATATCGCAATGATGGGTCACGGCATGCTCGGCACCGTCGGAGGCGGCGCGATGACCGGCATCGACATGGCGCTCTGGGACATCAAGGGCAAGGCGCTCGGCGTGCCGGTCTGGATGTTGCTCGGCGGCAAGGTGCGCGACAAGATCCCGATCTATTCGCATGCCAATACGCCCGAACGCGCGCTTGCGGTCAAACAGCGCGGCATAAAGGCGATCAAGTGCGGTGGCGTGGCCGATCCGGTTCGCAAGGTCGCAGCACTGCGCGAGGCGGTCGGCGACGATATGGACGTCGCCATCGACCTGCACGGGCCGCCATGGCTGACCCCTGCGGACGCCTGCCGCCTGGTGCGGGCGCTCGAACCCTATGAGCTGATGTGGGTGGAAGATCCGATCGCGCCCGACAATCTCGAAGGCTACCAGCGCATTCGCGACGCCGCTCATGTGCCGCTTGCCGCCGGCGAACGTTCGGCGACCATCTTTGGCGAGCGCGAGCTCATCGAAAGAGAGCTGGTCGACGTAATTCAGCCCGATACCGGCCGAGCCGGCGGCATCACCCAGATGAAGAAGATCGCGGCCATGGCCGAAGCCCATCATATCCAGATGGCACCGCATTCAGGCTCGCTCGGACCGGTGGCGGAATATGCAGCCTTGCATCTGTTGGCCGCCATTCCGAACGCGCTCATCCTCGAGCGGCTCGACGATGACTGGGACGGCCGCCGCCAGACGATCGTGCCGCATCCAAAGCAGGTGGACGGGATGATCACCGTTCCCGACGCCCCCGGGCTTGGCTGCGATATCGACGAGGAATTCGTCGCCCGCTTTCCGAGCGGCGGCAACGTCTCCGTTCCCGTGCCGGAGGCCGCCGGTTCCTACAATCCCGGAACCTACGACGAGCATCTCTACGTGCAGACGCGCGTGGCGCGCCGCAGTTATTTCAATCGCTAG
- a CDS encoding mandelate racemase/muconate lactonizing enzyme family protein, which produces MKIDRMRVFMTRDKDRPRVIVALDTDDGLTGWGECYNHGPDKALPPLLDYLYGFLSGQDPTRVDYLVNLLIQQSRFPPGALGLAAISALDHCLWDLAAKAANVPVYKLLGGEVRDRIKVYAGVYTAPDAPAARDEFDRLKEEWGFTAFKLSPWRIDMHAHRWGNVVKASADYFRSLRETVNDEYEIAFDAHAKIFEPIAARQLGNALAPYDPLFYEEPLRPENIEAWGDLKQGLNCVLATGESLYNRNEFLRLLQVKGADLIQPDICVVGGISEMRRIATLAEAYFVGIAPHNPMGPLATAVNVHFSAAAQNFRILEYRLPKGQAYVYGGLDIEKRQGETRYVVDPYLPRDGHLELRPDRPGWGVEMDEKAMQEEGYIHWQRRVPKRPDGSYAFA; this is translated from the coding sequence ATGAAGATCGACCGCATGCGGGTGTTCATGACCCGCGACAAGGACCGACCCCGCGTGATCGTCGCGCTCGATACCGACGACGGCCTGACGGGCTGGGGCGAATGCTACAATCACGGCCCCGATAAGGCGCTGCCGCCGCTGCTCGATTATCTCTACGGCTTTCTCTCCGGCCAGGACCCGACACGCGTCGATTATCTCGTCAACCTGCTGATCCAGCAAAGCCGCTTCCCGCCGGGTGCACTCGGCCTTGCCGCGATTTCCGCGCTCGACCATTGCCTGTGGGATTTGGCGGCCAAGGCCGCGAATGTCCCGGTCTACAAGCTGCTGGGGGGCGAGGTCCGCGACCGCATCAAGGTCTATGCCGGGGTCTATACCGCCCCCGACGCGCCCGCCGCCCGCGACGAGTTCGATCGCCTCAAGGAGGAATGGGGCTTCACCGCCTTCAAACTCAGCCCCTGGCGTATCGACATGCATGCCCATCGCTGGGGCAATGTCGTAAAAGCCTCGGCCGACTATTTCCGCTCGCTTCGCGAGACGGTCAATGACGAATACGAGATTGCCTTCGATGCTCATGCCAAGATTTTCGAACCGATCGCCGCAAGGCAACTCGGCAATGCGCTGGCGCCCTATGATCCGCTGTTCTACGAAGAGCCGCTGCGTCCAGAGAACATCGAGGCCTGGGGCGACCTGAAACAGGGGCTCAACTGCGTCCTGGCCACCGGCGAGTCGCTCTATAACAGGAACGAATTCCTGCGGCTGCTGCAGGTCAAGGGCGCCGACCTGATCCAGCCCGACATTTGCGTCGTTGGCGGCATCAGCGAAATGCGCCGCATCGCCACGCTTGCCGAAGCCTATTTCGTCGGCATTGCTCCACACAACCCGATGGGGCCGCTGGCAACGGCGGTCAATGTGCATTTTTCGGCCGCGGCCCAGAATTTCCGCATCCTCGAATACCGGCTGCCAAAAGGCCAGGCCTATGTCTATGGCGGCCTCGACATCGAGAAGCGGCAGGGGGAAACCCGCTATGTCGTCGACCCCTATCTGCCGAGGGATGGCCATCTCGAACTGCGCCCCGACCGGCCGGGCTGGGGCGTCGAAATGGACGAGAAGGCAATGCAGGAGGAAGGCTATATCCATTGGCAACGGCGCGTGCCGAAGCGGCCGGACGGCTCTTATGCCTTCGCCTGA
- a CDS encoding NAD(P)-dependent oxidoreductase: MRRIAITGAAGRVGTLLRPFLRQHAEHVRLIDIREPVDLAGNESFVRADLSKLEEVTAALRGVDGVVHLAGIASGVDMNAILQANVLGTYNLYEAARINKVERMVYASSNHATGFYPRGEVISPLDPMRPDSPYGLSKCWGELVAGLYYDTSGIRSLSIRIGNAGTYPNSERTIAIWISARDLAQLVRIGLTHPQIAATVVYGVSDTDTKWWDNDLATRLGYQPQDRPRDHAHIEDAAEGRVARAFQGGGFCEYNHDGSIRMRDAEGLVKDPETVS, encoded by the coding sequence ATGAGACGGATCGCCATAACGGGTGCCGCCGGACGTGTCGGGACGCTGTTGCGCCCGTTCCTCCGGCAGCATGCGGAGCATGTCCGCTTGATCGATATTCGCGAGCCTGTGGACCTGGCCGGAAATGAAAGCTTCGTCCGCGCCGATCTGTCGAAGCTCGAAGAGGTAACGGCCGCTTTGCGCGGCGTCGACGGCGTCGTTCATCTCGCCGGCATCGCCAGCGGCGTCGATATGAACGCTATTTTGCAGGCTAATGTCCTCGGCACCTACAATCTCTATGAGGCCGCCCGGATCAACAAGGTCGAGAGGATGGTCTACGCTTCCAGTAACCATGCGACCGGCTTTTATCCCCGCGGCGAGGTCATTTCACCGCTCGATCCCATGCGACCGGACAGCCCCTACGGGCTTTCCAAATGTTGGGGCGAACTGGTGGCGGGACTCTATTACGATACGTCGGGCATTCGCTCCCTATCCATCCGCATCGGCAATGCCGGCACCTATCCCAACAGCGAACGCACGATCGCAATCTGGATCAGCGCCCGGGATCTGGCGCAATTGGTGCGGATCGGCCTCACCCATCCGCAGATCGCCGCGACAGTCGTTTATGGCGTTTCCGATACCGACACGAAATGGTGGGACAACGATCTGGCGACGCGGCTTGGTTACCAGCCGCAGGACCGGCCGCGTGATCACGCCCATATCGAGGACGCAGCGGAGGGACGGGTCGCCCGCGCATTCCAGGGCGGCGGCTTCTGCGAATACAATCACGATGGCAGCATCCGCATGCGCGATGCCGAAGGCCTCGTCAAAGATCCGGAGACAGTCTCGTGA
- a CDS encoding NADPH-dependent FMN reductase, producing the protein MTTHKVGYLIGSLAKGSINRKLAKALVRVAPPELEMSEISFKDLPLYSYDYDADYPPAGRAFKAAIAAVDAVLFVTPEYNRSIPGGLKNAIDWASRPYGTNSFTRKPSAVIGTSPGAIGTAVAQQNLRSVLSFCNSPQMNAPEAYIQFTPGLITDDGEVTNASTADFLRTFMQDFHVFIARVRSVLPKDA; encoded by the coding sequence ATGACCACGCATAAAGTAGGCTATCTTATCGGCAGCCTCGCCAAGGGCTCGATCAACCGCAAGCTCGCCAAGGCGTTGGTGCGCGTCGCCCCGCCGGAACTTGAAATGTCAGAGATCTCCTTCAAGGACCTGCCACTCTATAGCTACGATTACGACGCCGACTACCCTCCGGCCGGCAGAGCATTCAAGGCGGCAATCGCGGCCGTCGACGCAGTACTGTTCGTGACGCCCGAATATAATCGATCCATCCCCGGCGGGCTGAAAAACGCAATCGACTGGGCGAGCCGCCCTTACGGGACCAACTCGTTCACACGCAAGCCGTCGGCGGTGATCGGCACGTCGCCGGGCGCTATAGGCACAGCCGTCGCCCAGCAGAATTTGCGCAGCGTGCTCAGTTTCTGCAACTCTCCGCAGATGAATGCTCCAGAAGCCTACATCCAATTCACGCCGGGGCTGATTACTGATGACGGCGAGGTCACGAACGCCAGCACCGCCGATTTCCTTCGAACGTTCATGCAGGACTTCCACGTCTTCATCGCGAGGGTTCGCTCAGTGTTGCCGAAAGACGCCTAG
- a CDS encoding ABC transporter permease has product MLVFIAKRLLWMIPSLFAVSFLAFVLIQLPPGDYVTTYIATLAASNEIVDQNTAAQLRERFGLDDPMLIQYFKWIWGILSRGDFGISFEWQQPVSDLIWERMALTLVLALSTLIATWAIALPIGVFSAVRKYSIGDYFFTAFTFFGLAVPSFLLALVLMYIAAVEFGQDVGGLFSPQYENAPWSFAKMGDLFSHLWLPVVILAVSSTASLIRVMRANMLDELPKPYVTTARAKGLSEFRLLMKYPMMIALNPFISTIAWLLPNLISGSVVVAIVLNLPTAAPLLLQALMAQDMYLAGAFVLLICALTLIGSLISDILLALVDPRIRLE; this is encoded by the coding sequence ATGCTGGTCTTTATCGCCAAACGTTTGCTGTGGATGATTCCATCGCTCTTTGCCGTCAGCTTCCTCGCTTTCGTGCTGATCCAGCTGCCGCCGGGCGATTACGTCACGACCTATATTGCGACGCTGGCGGCTTCCAACGAGATCGTCGATCAGAACACCGCGGCACAATTGCGTGAACGCTTCGGACTCGATGACCCGATGCTCATCCAATATTTCAAATGGATCTGGGGCATCCTCTCGCGCGGCGATTTCGGCATTTCCTTCGAATGGCAGCAGCCGGTGTCGGATCTGATCTGGGAGCGCATGGCGCTGACCCTGGTTCTCGCTCTTTCGACATTGATCGCCACCTGGGCGATTGCTCTTCCGATCGGCGTCTTTTCCGCGGTGCGCAAATACTCGATCGGCGACTATTTCTTCACCGCCTTCACCTTCTTCGGTCTGGCCGTTCCGTCCTTCCTCCTGGCGCTGGTGCTGATGTATATCGCAGCGGTCGAATTCGGCCAGGACGTCGGTGGATTGTTTTCGCCACAATATGAGAATGCGCCCTGGAGCTTTGCCAAGATGGGCGATCTCTTCTCGCATCTCTGGCTTCCCGTCGTCATCCTTGCCGTCTCCTCGACGGCGAGCCTCATCCGCGTCATGCGCGCAAACATGCTCGACGAGCTGCCGAAGCCTTACGTGACGACGGCACGGGCAAAGGGGCTCTCGGAATTCCGCCTGCTGATGAAATATCCGATGATGATCGCGCTCAATCCGTTCATCTCGACGATTGCCTGGCTACTGCCCAATCTCATCTCCGGCTCGGTCGTCGTCGCCATCGTCCTCAACCTGCCGACGGCCGCCCCCTTGCTGCTGCAGGCACTGATGGCCCAGGACATGTATCTGGCCGGCGCCTTCGTTCTGCTGATTTGCGCGCTGACGCTGATAGGCTCTCTGATCAGCGACATCCTGCTTGCGCTGGTCGATCCCCGCATCCGGTTGGAATAG
- a CDS encoding FadR/GntR family transcriptional regulator, which translates to MTFALDAVSNRGATRFSDIIYEKIVGMIADGNFPVNERLPSETRLAADFGASRPVVREALERLRADGLVVSRKGSGSYVRQRPDSSMLKMVPVGSLADVQRFFEFRAGLEAEAAELAARNWQPADKERITEALLAIEQCLRNGELGADEDQALHDAIAMATGNQFHITVREWFKPHFAIGHSVTRSLSLKRTPEQIRSVQDEHAVIVEAIFARREIEAHDAMKRHILNARARMFQGV; encoded by the coding sequence ATGACGTTTGCACTTGATGCCGTTTCGAACCGGGGCGCAACGCGCTTCAGCGACATCATCTACGAGAAGATCGTGGGGATGATCGCGGACGGCAATTTCCCTGTCAACGAGCGGCTGCCGTCGGAGACCAGGCTTGCAGCCGATTTCGGCGCATCGAGACCCGTCGTGCGCGAAGCGCTCGAACGCCTGAGAGCCGATGGCCTCGTCGTTTCCCGCAAGGGCTCTGGCTCCTATGTCCGGCAGCGGCCGGATTCGTCGATGCTGAAAATGGTCCCGGTCGGCTCGCTTGCCGATGTCCAGCGGTTCTTCGAATTCCGCGCCGGCCTCGAGGCCGAAGCTGCGGAGCTTGCCGCGCGAAACTGGCAGCCGGCCGACAAGGAGCGGATCACTGAGGCGCTTCTTGCAATCGAACAATGTTTGAGGAACGGCGAACTCGGCGCCGACGAAGACCAGGCCCTGCACGACGCGATCGCGATGGCGACGGGAAATCAGTTTCACATCACCGTGCGTGAATGGTTCAAGCCGCATTTCGCCATCGGCCATTCCGTAACGCGAAGCCTGAGCCTGAAACGGACTCCGGAGCAGATCCGCAGCGTTCAGGACGAGCATGCGGTCATCGTAGAGGCGATCTTCGCACGTCGGGAAATCGAAGCGCACGACGCGATGAAGAGACACATACTGAATGCGCGCGCCCGCATGTTCCAGGGGGTTTGA
- a CDS encoding ABC transporter substrate-binding protein, whose protein sequence is MPNEILSRGVTRRAVLGGMAGAAALSIAGRAFAAGGEAPALAQLVKDGKLPPLAERLPKKPMVVTPFEKVGTYGGTLRRGLRGSSDHNGILRMVGNQSLVRWNLEFTAVQPNLAERWEVSDDATQFTFHLIEGVRWSDGHPFTADDVVFAIEDCVKNTELYSSTPAQLAVAGKPVTVEKIDDYTVKFTFAAANALYLENLATPLGQHPTLFPKHYCSQFLPKYNPNIEADAKKAGVTSWTELFRSRCGDIEIPTRWGNVDKPTLDPWVVSEPYVGGATRVVMARNPYFWQVDTAGNQLPYIDEINFGISQDVESLMLNVISGKIDIQERHISVLANKPTLSQNMQKGDYRLLTLVPSASQQCQIYFNITHKDPAMRKMFADKSFRQALSIGINRPELIDIVYFGQSEPYQAGPRPTHPWYHEKYARQFTEYDPEKAGAMLDQAGYKKGPDGFRVRPDGQKVFFAVDVIPTLYPDLVDALELVKTHWSQIGIDMKVNTIERALYYTRGDDNAHDAQVWPGPGGLDPMLDPRDFFAFHPQGSRYAIPWTLWYTSNGARGEEPPESQKKRMKLFDEARSTADLDKRGAIMKQIFDIAAEEFETVGLCLAVGGFGIIRNNLRNVPEKQPDSWSWPNPGPAMPQQFTFTS, encoded by the coding sequence ATGCCCAATGAAATTCTGTCTCGCGGTGTCACCCGCCGCGCCGTTCTCGGCGGCATGGCTGGTGCTGCAGCACTGTCCATCGCCGGTCGCGCCTTCGCCGCCGGCGGCGAAGCGCCTGCGCTGGCGCAACTGGTCAAGGACGGCAAATTGCCGCCGCTGGCCGAGCGCCTGCCGAAGAAGCCGATGGTGGTAACGCCGTTCGAGAAGGTCGGCACCTATGGCGGCACGTTGCGCCGCGGCCTGCGCGGTTCATCCGACCATAACGGCATCCTGCGCATGGTCGGCAACCAGAGCCTCGTGCGCTGGAATCTGGAATTCACCGCCGTGCAGCCGAACCTTGCCGAGCGCTGGGAAGTCAGCGACGACGCAACGCAATTCACCTTCCATCTGATCGAAGGCGTGCGCTGGTCAGACGGTCATCCCTTTACCGCCGACGACGTCGTTTTCGCGATCGAAGACTGCGTCAAGAACACCGAACTCTACAGTTCGACACCGGCGCAGCTTGCTGTCGCCGGCAAGCCGGTCACCGTCGAGAAGATCGACGATTATACGGTGAAGTTCACCTTTGCGGCGGCGAACGCGCTTTACCTCGAAAATCTCGCCACGCCGCTCGGCCAGCATCCGACGCTCTTCCCGAAGCATTACTGCAGCCAGTTCCTGCCGAAATACAATCCCAATATCGAGGCCGATGCGAAGAAGGCGGGCGTCACCAGCTGGACGGAGCTCTTCCGCAGCCGCTGCGGTGACATCGAGATCCCGACACGCTGGGGCAATGTCGACAAGCCGACCCTCGATCCCTGGGTCGTCAGTGAGCCTTATGTCGGCGGCGCCACGCGCGTCGTCATGGCCCGGAACCCCTATTTCTGGCAGGTCGATACGGCAGGCAACCAGCTTCCCTACATCGATGAGATCAATTTCGGCATTTCCCAGGACGTCGAATCGCTGATGCTGAACGTCATCTCGGGCAAGATCGATATTCAGGAACGTCACATCAGCGTGCTGGCCAACAAGCCGACGCTTTCCCAGAACATGCAGAAGGGCGATTATCGCCTGCTGACGCTCGTGCCTTCGGCCTCGCAGCAGTGCCAGATCTACTTCAACATCACCCACAAAGATCCTGCCATGCGCAAGATGTTTGCGGACAAGTCATTCCGGCAGGCGCTCTCGATCGGCATCAATCGCCCGGAGCTTATCGATATCGTCTATTTCGGGCAGAGCGAGCCCTACCAGGCCGGGCCGCGTCCGACCCATCCGTGGTATCATGAGAAATATGCGCGCCAATTCACCGAATATGATCCTGAAAAGGCAGGCGCGATGCTTGATCAGGCCGGTTATAAGAAGGGGCCGGACGGATTTCGCGTTCGGCCCGACGGTCAGAAGGTGTTCTTCGCGGTCGACGTCATTCCGACGCTTTATCCCGATCTCGTCGATGCCCTGGAGCTGGTCAAGACGCATTGGTCGCAGATCGGCATCGACATGAAGGTCAATACGATCGAGCGGGCCCTCTATTATACCCGCGGCGACGATAATGCCCATGATGCGCAGGTGTGGCCGGGGCCGGGTGGTCTCGATCCGATGCTTGACCCGCGCGATTTCTTCGCTTTCCATCCGCAGGGTTCGCGTTACGCCATTCCGTGGACGCTCTGGTATACGTCTAACGGCGCGCGCGGCGAGGAGCCGCCGGAAAGCCAGAAGAAGCGCATGAAGCTGTTCGACGAAGCGCGTTCGACGGCCGATCTCGACAAACGCGGCGCGATCATGAAGCAGATCTTCGACATCGCCGCGGAGGAATTCGAGACCGTCGGACTTTGCCTCGCCGTTGGCGGCTTCGGCATCATCCGCAATAATCTGCGCAATGTTCCCGAGAAGCAGCCGGATAGCTGGTCCTGGCCCAATCCGGGACCTGCGATGCCGCAGCAGTTCACCTTCACGAGCTGA
- a CDS encoding ABC transporter permease, protein MADIAVTNIQPDRAAVASQWQLIWWAFRRHKLAMVALVVTVMMYIVALVPGFFTINDPNLQNARATFHPPQKLHLIDTENGFSFGPHYYPMKLSRDPETLAAIFKEDTTKRVDVQFFGRGYEYSVFGLFKTNIHLIASPDKTTPLLLFGADRLGRDVFSRTVQGSQVSLSIGLVGVFLSLMLGIVIGGISGYYGGRIDFFMQRVIDFVLSLPTIPIWLAMAAALPQDWPATLQYMMITIILSLTGWAQLARVVRGRFLSLRTEEFVAAARLDGVREGRIIFRHMLPSFASHIIASITLAVPAMILAETSLSFLGLGLQPPTISWGVLLREAQNIRSIATAPWLFLPGCAVVVAVMALNLLGDGLRDAADPYNK, encoded by the coding sequence ATGGCCGACATCGCCGTTACAAACATTCAGCCGGATCGCGCCGCCGTCGCATCGCAGTGGCAGCTGATCTGGTGGGCTTTTCGCCGCCACAAACTGGCCATGGTGGCGCTCGTCGTCACCGTGATGATGTACATCGTTGCCCTGGTTCCGGGCTTCTTCACCATCAACGATCCGAACCTGCAAAATGCGCGGGCGACCTTCCACCCGCCGCAGAAATTGCATCTGATCGATACCGAGAACGGATTTTCCTTCGGTCCGCACTATTATCCGATGAAGCTGAGCCGCGATCCGGAAACGCTCGCCGCCATCTTCAAGGAAGACACGACGAAGCGCGTCGACGTCCAGTTCTTCGGGCGCGGCTATGAATATTCCGTGTTTGGCCTGTTCAAGACCAACATCCATCTGATCGCCTCGCCCGACAAGACGACGCCGTTGCTTCTCTTCGGCGCCGACCGGCTGGGGCGCGATGTTTTCAGCCGGACGGTTCAGGGTTCGCAGGTCTCGCTGTCGATCGGCCTCGTCGGCGTCTTCCTGTCATTGATGCTCGGTATCGTGATCGGCGGCATCTCGGGATATTACGGCGGCCGCATCGATTTCTTCATGCAGCGTGTAATCGACTTCGTGCTGTCGCTGCCGACGATACCGATCTGGCTCGCCATGGCTGCCGCCCTGCCGCAGGATTGGCCGGCGACGCTGCAATATATGATGATCACGATCATCCTGTCGCTGACCGGCTGGGCCCAGCTTGCCCGCGTCGTTCGCGGCCGCTTCCTATCCCTGCGAACCGAGGAATTCGTCGCGGCCGCCAGACTGGATGGCGTTCGTGAAGGCCGCATCATCTTTCGCCACATGCTGCCGAGCTTTGCGAGCCATATCATTGCTTCGATCACCCTCGCAGTGCCGGCGATGATCCTGGCTGAAACCTCTCTGTCCTTCCTCGGGCTCGGGCTGCAGCCGCCGACCATTTCCTGGGGCGTGCTGCTGCGCGAGGCCCAGAACATTCGCTCGATCGCCACGGCGCCCTGGCTCTTCCTGCCGGGCTGCGCGGTCGTGGTCGCCGTCATGGCGCTCAATCTCCTCGGCGACGGTCTGCGCGACGCGGCCGATCCCTACAACAAATGA